A genomic region of Tigriopus californicus strain San Diego chromosome 1, Tcal_SD_v2.1, whole genome shotgun sequence contains the following coding sequences:
- the LOC131876815 gene encoding omega-amidase NIT2-like, giving the protein MSGSFRLALIQLAVGANKSQNLTAAAKHVKEAASQGAQLVSLPECFNSPYGTNFFPEYAESVPNGESCLALKTMAADNKVFLIGGSIPESEGDRLYNTSTIWGPDGELIGKYRKMHLFDINVPGKITFKESDVLSPGNDFLAFDTPFGKIGMGICYDIRFSDLAKIYSNMGCHLLVYPGAFNMTTGPAHWELLARGRAVDNQLYVATPSPARDEKADYIAWGHSQVINPWGEVVAKAEECQEIIFADIDLDYMQQVRKQIPITVQARTDLYETVSK; this is encoded by the exons ATGAGTGGTTCATTCCGATTGGCTTTAATTCAACTGGCCGTAGGTGCTAACAAAAGTCAGAACCTGACTGCCGCAGCCAAACATGTGAAGGAAGCGGCTTCCCAGGGGGCCCAGCTAGTGAGCCTTCCCGAGTGCTTCAATTCGCCTTATGGCACGAATTTCTTTCCGGAATATGCCGAGTCCGTTCCCAATGGCGAAAGCTGCCTTGCCTTAAAAACTATGGCTGCCGATAATAAGGTGTTCCTAATTGGAGGATCTATTCCGGAGAGCGAGGGCGATAGACTTTACAACACTTCAACGATTTGGGGTCCTGATGGGGAGCTGATAGGGAAATATCGAAAGATGCACCTCTTTGATATCAATGTACCCGGGAAGATTACGTTCAAAGAATCGGACGTCCTCAGCCCCGGTAACGATTTCCTTGCATTTGACACACCTTTTGGCAAGATTGGAATGGGGATTTGCTACGATATCCGTTTTTCCGACTTGGCCAAAATCTACTCCAACATGGGATGCCACCTATTGGTTTATCCTGGTGCCTTCAATATGACTACGG GCCCCGCCCATTGGGAGCTTTTAGCTCGAGGTCGAGCAGTGGACAACCAACTCTACGTGGCCACTCCAAGTCCAGCCCGAGACGAAAAAGCTGATTATATTGCTTGGGGCCATAGTCAGGTGATCAACCCTTGGGGCGAGGTAGTTGCCAAGGCTGAGGAGTGCCAGGAGATCATTTTCGCTGATATCGATTTGGACTACATGCAACAAGTTCGCAAGCAGATCCCAATCACGGTTCAGGCAAGGACCGATCTCTACGAGACCGTGTCGAAATGA
- the LOC131893032 gene encoding poly(rC)-binding protein 3-like gives MSDIDKPNPSEATSATLTLRMIMSGKEVGSIIGKGGEIINNIREDSGAKIHISDGSVPERIVTVTGTTDAILKAFSLICKKFEEDGGTRESPISSSSSSSSSSTTPKQTGVTLRLVVPASQCGSLIGKGGSKIKDIRETSGASIQVASDMLPNSTERAVTISGAKDAISQCIFHVCSVMLESPPKGTPIPYTPKGGGLLGASNSRSGRGGSVENPLASLLSLGGGASTLAALATLAGSQIRDRRDSNSRSTGDHERGGSQYDMSIPNDLIGCIIGKGGSKIAEIRQISGAMIRISKSDEGGEEKQSERQITITGNSDSVALARSLINMSLDIHKSKGDERDGGRDRDSRDRSERDRGDRYNSSNSSVNMGLAQLLSKPETLTSALTTLASFSSIGGLGVLGGLGGNSSGGLGGSGNFGQVSGAHRSRGSYGSSSRGSRDDDRGSRDSKRSKFAPY, from the coding sequence ATGTCCGACATTGACAAACCCAATCCCAGCGAGGCCACCAGTGCCACCTTGACGCTCAGAATGATTATGAGTGGCAAAGAAGTAGGCTCAATCATTGGCAAGGGCGGAGAAATCATTAACAACATCCGAGAAGATTCCGGTGCCAAGATTCATATTTCGGATGGGTCCGTACCTGAGCGAATTGTTACGGTCACTGGCACCACAGATGCTATTCTCAAAGCCTTTTCGTTAATATGCAAGAAGTTTGAGGAAGACGGCGGAACCCGTGAGAGTCCGATCTCAtcgtcctcatcgtcgtcatcgtcttcGACCACCCCTAAGCAGACTGGCGTCACCCTTAGGTTGGTCGTACCTGCCTCTCAATGCGGTTCCCTCATAGGGAAAGGCGGCTCCAAAATCAAAGATATCCGAGAAACCAGCGGTGCCTCTATCCAAGTAGCCAGCGATATGCTACCAAACTCGACCGAAAGAGCCGTCACTATCTCGGGCGCCAAGGATGCCATTTCCCAGTGCATCTTTCACGTCTGCAGCGTGATGTTGGAATCTCCACCTAAAGGCACGCCTATCCCTTACACACCCAAGGGAGGTGGTCTTCTTGGTGCCTCCAATTCTCGCAGTGGACGTGGCGGCAGCGTTGAAAATCCATTGGCCAGTTTGTTGAGCCTGGGTGGTGGCGCTTCCACCTTGGCAGCTTTGGCCACTTTGGCGGGGTCACAAATCAGAGACAGGCGGGACAGCAATAGTCGAAGCACTGGCGATCACGAACGAGGAGGAAGCCAATACGACATGTCCATTCCTAACGATTTGATTGGATGTATCATTGGAAAAGGTGGTTCCAAAATTGCCGAAATTCGTCAAATTTCTGGAGCCATGATCCGCATTTCTAAGAGTGATGAAGGCGGAGAAGAGAAGCAGTCGGAAAGACAAATTACAATCACAGGGAACTCAGACTCGGTGGCCCTTGCGCGATCACTTATTAATATGTCGTTGGATATCCATAAATCTAAAGGAGATGAAAGAGACGGGGGTCGTGATCGCGATTCACGAGATAGGAGCGAAAGAGATAGAGGAGACCGATACAATTCCTCTAATTCCTCTGTCAATATGGGACTGGCCCAATTGTTGTCAAAACCTGAAACATTGACATCTGCTTTAACCACGTTGGCCAGTTTCTCGAGCATCGGTGGTTTAGGCGTTCTGGGAGGCTTAGGAGGAAACTCCTCGGGTGGTTTAGGAGGTAGTGGAAACTTTGGCCAAGTGAGCGGAGCTCATCGATCACGAGGAAGCTATGGAAGTAGTTCTCGAGGAAGTCGAGACGATGACCGAGGAAGCAGAGACTCCAAGCGGTCAAAGTTTGCACCATATTAA
- the LOC131892978 gene encoding myogenesis-regulating glycosidase-like produces the protein MARFPHSIAVPFVFLSGLCVATLATLATLDDPSCRSKSSQTLDELTLEVTSEGVSATISNQLDGEKLTWALGTSLPRELRDPEQCSSGNICWQWGNLARLSVDKSSDDQCYEVTWSVNQLSATMDCFKIGDAKWFTGAEEYFQHFPMEPEQNKRPLVPFLPGDMLQNPLKYYGGVVEPYWLSSKGIAISVPVGIPLFANWNEDDTNEFCLAAKDEQPYNVRKNVDDPLILKYSVCVGNDIKAVHEHTIQTVYVRASSIPDTRMITHPIWSTWAQYKADINESTVLQFGNEIINHGFENSQLEIDDNWESCYGDATFSTDLKFPDPSGMVSDLKAKGFRVTLWIHPFVNIECLSWTDATSRAQPYFIQDTKTRPVLNHLPGLTYWWQGDLAGYVDFTNPTAVTWWGARLEKLKTEVGIDSFKFDAGEINWFPSSYRLGFESDTSLWPGIFTTKYAESVANFGNQIEVRVGYKAQHLDIFVRMLDKDSKWGYDNGLKTMITTLLQMNLAGYSFVLPDMIGGNGYSSDPLHQSEPPTKELFVRWLQANVFMPALQFSFVPWIFDQEVVDYSRAMAELHASFAPKIVDLANEYVLNGSPINRPIWWVDPTDNIALGIDSEFMLGDELLVAPVLEEGAISRDIYLPQGTWRDEADPLHPVYEGPMWLDSYPADLWTLPYFTLVSAESK, from the exons ATGGCACGTTTTCCCCACTCCATAGCCGTACCTTTCGTGTTCTTGAGTGGCCTTTGTGTGGCCACTTTGGCCACTTTGGCCACTCTGGATGATCCCAGTTGCCGCTCGAAGAGTTCACAAACTTTGGACGAACTTACTCTTGAGGTGACATCGGAGGGTGTCTCGGCTACCATCTCCAACCAGCTCGATG GTGAAAAACTGACATGGGCTCTTGGAACGAGCTTGCCTCGTGAGCTACGAGATCCGGAACAATGCTCAAGTGGTAATATATGTTGGCAATGGGGCAATCTCGCTCGATTATCGGTTGACAAATCCTCTGATGATCAATGCTACGAGGTGACTTGGTCGGTAAACCAATTAAGCGCGACAATGGATTGTTTCAAGATTGGCGATGCCAAGTGGTTCACTGGAGCTGAGGAGTATTTCCAGCATTTCCCCATGGAACCAGAGCAAAATAAGCGCCCACTTGTACCCTTTTTACCTGGAGatatgttacaaaaccctCTAAAATATTATGGGGGAGTCGTGGAGCCCTACTGGCTGAGCTCCAAAGGCATTGCCATATCGGTTCCGGTTGGCATTCCTCTTTTTGCCAACTGGAATGAGGACGACACGAACGAGTTTTGTTTGGCAGCGAAAGACGAACAGCCTTACAACGTCAGAAAGAATGTTGATGATCCTTTGATCCTGAAATATTCCGTGTGCGTTGGAAACGACATTAAGGCTGTTCATGAGCACACGATCCAAACTGTGTATGTCCGTGCTTCTTCTATCCCAGATACGCGCATGATCACCCATCCCATCTGGTCTACCTGGGCTCAATATAAGGCCGATATTAACGAGAGTACGGTTTTACAATTTGGGAATGAGATCATTAATCACGGGTTTGAGAATTCCCAGCTGGAAATTGACGACAACTGGGAATCCTGTTATGGCGACGCTACCTTCAGCACCGATCTCAAGTTCCCTGATCCCTCTGGGATGGTGAGTGATCTGAAGGCCAAGGGGTTTCGCGTGACCTTATGGATCCATCCCTTCGTGAACATTGAATGTCTGAGTTGGACAGATGCCACATCTCGGGCTCAACCCTATTTCATTCAAGACACCAAGACCCGGCCCGTTCTCAACCATTTGCCCGGACTGACTTATTGGTGGCAAGGGGATCTCGCGGGCTATGTGGACTTTACCAATCCCACCGCCGTAACATGGTGGGGA GCTCGCCTGGAAAAGCTTAAAACTGAAGTGGGCATTGATTCGTTCAAATTTGACGCTGGTGAAATCAATTGGTTTCCATCTTCATATCGCCTTGGGTTTGAGTCTGATACAAGTCTATGGCCCGGCATTTTCACCACAAAGTATGCCGAGTCTGTGGCAAATTTCGGGAACCAAATTGAAGTCCGAGTTGGATACAAGGCCCAACATTTGGACATCTTCGTTAGAATGTTGGACAAGGACTCCAAATGGGGATATGACAATGGTCTGAAAACAATGATCACGACGCTCCTGCAAATGAACTTGGCAG GTTACTCATTTGTACTTCCTGACATGATCGGTGGCAATGGATACTCCTCTGATCCTTTACACCAATCTGAGCCGCCCACCAAGGAACTATTCGTCCGATGGCTTCAGGCTAATGTCTTCATGCCTGCTCTGCAATTTTCTTTCGTCCCATGGATATTTGACCAAGAG GTGGTGGATTACTCTCGAGCAATGGCTGAGCTCCACGCCTCATTTGCGCCAAAAATTGTGGATCTGGCTAATGAATACGTTCTCAATGGCTCGCCCATAAACAGACCTATCTGGTGGGTTGATCCCACGGACAACATTGCACTTGGCATTGATTCGG AATTCATGTTGGGGGATGAATTGCTGGTCGCACCTGTTTTGGAAGAAGGAGCTATCAGTCGGGACATATACCTTCCCCAAGGAACTTGGAGAGATGAGGCCGACCCACTGCATCCGGTTTATGAAGGACCCATGTGGTTAGATTCCTATCCAGCCGATTTATGGACTTTACCCTATTTTACTCTTGTCTCAGCCGAAAGTaaataa